A single Sporichthyaceae bacterium DNA region contains:
- a CDS encoding HemK2/MTQ2 family protein methyltransferase: MRLPGVYAPQDDSEFLLDVVSDHGLPPGARVLDIGTGTGRVALGLARAGAGEVLAIDRSRRAVWAARCNAWSMRQRVLVRRGDLCSGAEGEFDVVVSNPPYVPCATGTPGRHSRARAWDAGADGRALLDRICIAAPERLAPGGTLWLVHSTLSDPGKTLALLHDAGLAAEVAARALIPFGPVLRSRAGWLLEQGLIAPGQSMEELVVVKASRCG, encoded by the coding sequence ATGCGACTGCCTGGCGTCTACGCTCCCCAGGACGACTCCGAATTCCTTCTCGACGTGGTATCGGACCATGGTCTGCCGCCGGGTGCCCGGGTGTTGGACATCGGAACCGGGACCGGTCGGGTTGCGTTGGGGTTGGCCCGCGCCGGAGCCGGGGAGGTCCTGGCGATCGACCGCAGCCGTCGGGCCGTCTGGGCAGCGCGGTGCAACGCCTGGTCGATGCGGCAACGAGTCCTGGTCCGGCGCGGGGACCTCTGCTCGGGCGCGGAAGGCGAATTCGATGTGGTGGTGTCCAACCCGCCCTACGTTCCTTGCGCCACCGGTACCCCGGGCCGCCACAGCCGCGCCCGGGCCTGGGATGCCGGCGCCGACGGTCGGGCGCTGCTGGACCGCATCTGCATCGCTGCTCCGGAGCGGCTGGCCCCGGGCGGCACGCTGTGGTTGGTGCACTCCACGTTGAGCGATCCGGGCAAGACCTTGGCGCTGCTGCACGACGCGGGGCTGGCGGCGGAAGTGGCCGCCAGGGCTTTGATCCCGTTCGGCCCGGTGCTGCGCTCGCGCGCGGGATGGCTGCTCGAGCAAGGACTGATCGCACCCGGCCAGAGCATGGAGGAACTGGTGGTTGTCAAGGCCTCGCGCTGTGGCTGA
- a CDS encoding CDGSH iron-sulfur domain-containing protein encodes MAEELPGRETDYDLPAAQAGSPAPGWARVDMEPGGPVIVPGPVQIVVPGAEPVVVGRFRVALCACGRSGRYPLCDSSHRLLNRTQQ; translated from the coding sequence GTGGCTGAAGAGCTGCCGGGCCGCGAGACCGACTACGACCTGCCCGCTGCGCAGGCTGGGAGTCCGGCGCCAGGGTGGGCGCGGGTAGACATGGAACCCGGCGGGCCGGTGATCGTGCCCGGGCCGGTGCAGATCGTGGTGCCCGGGGCCGAACCGGTGGTGGTGGGCCGGTTCCGGGTCGCGTTGTGTGCCTGCGGTCGCAGCGGACGTTACCCGTTGTGCGACAGCAGCCACCGGCTACTGAATCGGACGCAGCAGTGA